One Osmerus eperlanus chromosome 13, fOsmEpe2.1, whole genome shotgun sequence genomic region harbors:
- the tdo2a gene encoding tryptophan 2,3-dioxygenase A isoform X1 encodes MSGCPYLEKRHLLFKSKPPNKDEEDDSSQAGINNASKGGIIYGDYLQLDKVVTAQVLQSELKGNKIHDEHLFIVTHQAYELWFKQILWELDSVREIFISGHVRDERNMLKVNTRIHRIVMIFRLLVDQFSVLETMTALDFFDFREYLTPASGFQSLQFRLLENKIGVPDNLRVPYNRRHYRDNFKGRESEMLLCSEKEPTLLKLVEQWLERTPGLEEDGFNFWEKLEINIFDGLRLEKEKIEKVQDLEDKEEMMEELTKKKELFTSLFDEKIHEHLMSKGDRRLSYKALQGALMIYFYREEPRFQVPFQLLTSLMDIDMLMTKWRYNHVCMVHRMIGSKAGTGGSSGYHYLRSTVSDRYKVFVDLFNLATFLVPRHWVPRLNPNVHTFLYTAEYCDSSYCSSEDSD; translated from the exons ATGAGTGGATGCCCATATCTGGAGAAGAGGCACCT GTTGTTTAAAAGCAAGCCTCCCAATAAGGATGAAGAAGATGATTCTTCTCAGGCTGGTATCAACAACGCCAGCAAAGGAGGGATCATCTACGGGGATTACCTACAG TTGGACAAGGTGGTGACCGCCCAGGTTCTTCAGAGTGAACTGAAAGGCAACAAGATCCACGATGAACATCTTTTCATCGTCACTCATCAAG CATATGAACTCTGGTTCAAACAGATTCTTTGGGAGCTTGATTCAGTACGAGAAATTTTCATCAGTGGACAT GTCCGTGATGAACGTAACATGCTGAAGGTCAACACTCGTATACACAGGATCGTAATGATCTTCAGACTGTTGGTCGACCAGTTCTCAGTCTTAGAGACAATGACAGCCTTGGATTTCTTTGACTTTAG ggagtacCTGACCCCAGCTTCCGGATTTCAGAGTCTACAATTCCGTCTGTTGGAAAACAAGATTGGGGTCCCAGACAACCTGAGGGTTCCTTACAACAGGCGCCATTACAGGGACAACTTCAAAGGCCGTGAAAGCGAGATGTTGCTGTGCTCTGAGAAGGAACCTACGCTACTCAAACTAGTGGAG CAATGGCTCGAGAGGACCCCAGGTCTAGAAGAGGATGGCTTTAACTTTTGGGAGAAGTTGGAAATCAACATTTTCGATGGACTGCGactggaaaaagagaaaattgAG AAAGTACAAGATttagaggacaaggaggagatgatggaggaacTGACCAAGAAGAAGGAACTTTTCACTTCTCTGTTTGATGAGAAGATACATGAGCACTTGATGAGCAAAG GTGACAGGCGCCTGTCTTACAAGGCTCTCCAAGGAGCTCTGATGATCTACTTCTACAG AGAGGAACCCAGGTTCCAAGTGCCTTTccagctcctcacctccctgATGGACATTGATATGCTCATGACAAAATGGAGAT ATAACCACGTATGCATGGTGCACCGGATGATTGGGAGCAAGGCAGGGACAGGAGGATCGTCTGGTTACCACTACCTGCGCTCCACAGTCAG CGATCGCTACAAAGTGTTTGTGGACCTGTTCAACCTGGCCACGTTCCTGGTGCCGCGTCACTGGGTGCCCAGGCTGAACCCAAACGTCCACACCTTCCTGTACACGGCCGAGTACTGCGACAGCTCCTACTGCAGCAGTGAAGACTCAGACTAG
- the tdo2a gene encoding tryptophan 2,3-dioxygenase A isoform X2, which produces MSGCPYLEKRHLLFKSKPPNKDEEDDSSQAGINNASKGGIIYGDYLQLDKVVTAQVLQSELKGNKIHDEHLFIVTHQAYELWFKQILWELDSVREIFISGHVRDERNMLKVNTRIHRIVMIFRLLVDQFSVLETMTALDFFDFREYLTPASGFQSLQFRLLENKIGVPDNLRVPYNRRHYRDNFKGRESEMLLCSEKEPTLLKLVEQWLERTPGLEEDGFNFWEKLEINIFDGLRLEKEKIEKVQDLEDKEEMMEELTKKKELFTSLFDEKIHEHLMSKGDRRLSYKALQGALMIYFYREEPRFQVPFQLLTSLMDIDMLMTKWRYNHVCLLCPR; this is translated from the exons ATGAGTGGATGCCCATATCTGGAGAAGAGGCACCT GTTGTTTAAAAGCAAGCCTCCCAATAAGGATGAAGAAGATGATTCTTCTCAGGCTGGTATCAACAACGCCAGCAAAGGAGGGATCATCTACGGGGATTACCTACAG TTGGACAAGGTGGTGACCGCCCAGGTTCTTCAGAGTGAACTGAAAGGCAACAAGATCCACGATGAACATCTTTTCATCGTCACTCATCAAG CATATGAACTCTGGTTCAAACAGATTCTTTGGGAGCTTGATTCAGTACGAGAAATTTTCATCAGTGGACAT GTCCGTGATGAACGTAACATGCTGAAGGTCAACACTCGTATACACAGGATCGTAATGATCTTCAGACTGTTGGTCGACCAGTTCTCAGTCTTAGAGACAATGACAGCCTTGGATTTCTTTGACTTTAG ggagtacCTGACCCCAGCTTCCGGATTTCAGAGTCTACAATTCCGTCTGTTGGAAAACAAGATTGGGGTCCCAGACAACCTGAGGGTTCCTTACAACAGGCGCCATTACAGGGACAACTTCAAAGGCCGTGAAAGCGAGATGTTGCTGTGCTCTGAGAAGGAACCTACGCTACTCAAACTAGTGGAG CAATGGCTCGAGAGGACCCCAGGTCTAGAAGAGGATGGCTTTAACTTTTGGGAGAAGTTGGAAATCAACATTTTCGATGGACTGCGactggaaaaagagaaaattgAG AAAGTACAAGATttagaggacaaggaggagatgatggaggaacTGACCAAGAAGAAGGAACTTTTCACTTCTCTGTTTGATGAGAAGATACATGAGCACTTGATGAGCAAAG GTGACAGGCGCCTGTCTTACAAGGCTCTCCAAGGAGCTCTGATGATCTACTTCTACAG AGAGGAACCCAGGTTCCAAGTGCCTTTccagctcctcacctccctgATGGACATTGATATGCTCATGACAAAATGGAGAT ATAACCACGTTTGCCTCCTGTGTCCTAGATAA